The sequence CGCCCGGTGCGATCTCGACGCTCGAGGGGTTGCCCTGGTCGCTGTTGCCGGCGTCGTAGATCGGCGTGGACGTCGCCGCGAGCCCGTCCCAGCTGCCCGACGGGTCGTCGATCATGATGCCGCTCGTCGGACGGTTCGGGCGCGTGATGTCGCCGTACGTGAGCAGCACCCGGCCGTCGCTCGTGAGCAGCTGGTGGTGCGACTGCGCCGGGATGTCCGTCGCGACGGCCGTCGTCCAGGTCTGACCGTCGTCGAACGAGCGTGACAGGTAGGCCCGGACGGGCGAGGACGTCGTGCGGATGAGCGCCACGATCTCACCCGACGGCAGCACCGTCAGGTTCGGCTCCTGATAGGCGATCGTGCCGACCGCGATGGTCGACTCGTTCGCGGCGTCCCAGGTCAGGCCGCCGTCGGTGCTGCGCACGACGGTCGCCCGCGATCGCGGATCGGTGGGCAGATCGCCGTAGAGCGGGATCAGCAGGTCGCCGTTCGCGAGCTCGACGATCGGGCCGTGCGTGAACGCGGCTCCGGTCGGCCGCGAGCCGTTGCTCGGGCCGCAGCTGCAGCTCATCTGCGTGTCGACCGCGGCGGGCGCCGACCAGGTCGCGCCGTGGTCGGTCGACCGGACCGTGAACGGTCCGTGCGCGGCGTGCGACGGCGTCCACTGCGTGACGAAGTAGCTCAGGATGACGGTGCCGTCGCTGAGCGCGACGAGCTTCGGGTCGCGCGCGTCGTAGGCGATGTCGACCGCGACCCTCGGCGGCGACCAGGTGTGCCCGCCGTCGCTGCTCTCGGTGACCTTGATCACGCCGTCCGCCGCACCGTGCTCGGCGGCCTCGTGGTAGGCCACGAGGATGTTCCCGTTCTGCAGGGTCACCGCGTCGGGGAAGCGGATCTCGTTCGGCGGTGCGGACGTGGCGATGAGCACCTGATCCTCGGGCGTGATGAAGATCTCGCGCGTCGCCGTGACCGGCACGCCGTCGGGTCCGGTGACGGTCGCGCCGATCGCGGCGCTGCCCGTCGCGCTGTACGTGTGCGACCCGCTGATCGTGACATAGCCTTCCGCGTCGGGAGCCGAGAGGGTGGCGGCACCGGTGGCGCCCACACCCCAGACCACCTCGGCGGTGTAGTCGGCGGGCGTCAGTCCGGCGGCGGGCTGGAACCGCGCCACGGGCAGGTCGGTCAGGACCTGGCCGACGGATGCTCCGCCGGGAGCGATCACCTCGACACGCGTCGCCGTCGTGGCCGAGGCCGGAAGGCTCGTGCGGAAGGCGAGGTCGTCGATGAGCACGTTCGTGCCCACCGGCGCGGTGCCGGACGACCCGATGAGCAGCCCGCCGAGCGACGTCGCCGTCGCCGCACGTACGCTCGTCCGGAGCACGGTGCCGTCGAACTCGAGCTGGGCGGCCGTCGTGGTGGCCGCGATGCGCACGGTGCCCCAGGCGCTCGTGGGGCGCGCGACCGCGCCGACCTGGTGCCAGGCCGACCCGTCGTAGGCGCGCACCGAGATGCCACCGGCGTCGAGCGCCCGGAGGCTGAGCCGCCAGACCCCGTTCGGCGCGGTGCTCGCGCCGCCGAGCACCGCGACGACCAGACCCGCGTCGAGCTGCGCGACGGAGTAGCGGAACGAGATCGTCTTCTCGGGCGCCGCGGCGTTGCCGCAGGTCATCCGCGTGTGGACGCTCTCGCTCTGGTCGTTGAGACGGACGGCGTTCCCGGTCCGGCCGCCGACCGTGGCCGATGTGACCTGGACGTCGCCGACCACGGTGCATCCGGCCGGCTCGGCGCCCGTCGGCTCGCCCGCGAAGGTGCGCGCGGCGAAGGCCCCGGTGGGCACGGCGCCGTCGACCTCGAGGTCGTCGACGTAGGCGACGACGCCGACCGGCGCGGTGCCGGAGGACCCGATGGTGACGTCGTCGAGCGACGTCGCCGTCGACGCACGGACGTCGGTGTCGATGACGGCGCCGGCGATCGCGAGCTCGGCGCGCGAGGTCGTGG is a genomic window of Agromyces protaetiae containing:
- a CDS encoding sialidase family protein produces the protein MTPVRRRSRAGAALVLAAALCAAALGSAPAAAADTGPRGFDDEPLGSPPAACTAVGDVTVAAAEFGGSAAGNRAVRLSDQSSTVHTRFTCDGTAAAQKSVAFRLSLEQHDVALLVALGGAGASANGAWRFSLAPAAGSQILVRAYDGAAWHTVGHVNAAATAGAWTDVRLTATTSRAELAIAGAVIDTDVRASTATSLDDVTIGSSGTAPVGVVAYVDDLEVDGAVPTGAFAARTFAGEPTGAEPAGCTVVGDVQVTSATVGGRTGNAVRLNDQSESVHTRMTCGNAAAPEKTISFRYSVAQLDAGLVVAVLGGASTAPNGVWRLSLRALDAGGISVRAYDGSAWHQVGAVARPTSAWGTVRIAATTTAAQLEFDGTVLRTSVRAATATSLGGLLIGSSGTAPVGTNVLIDDLAFRTSLPASATTATRVEVIAPGGASVGQVLTDLPVARFQPAAGLTPADYTAEVVWGVGATGAATLSAPDAEGYVTISGSHTYSATGSAAIGATVTGPDGVPVTATREIFITPEDQVLIATSAPPNEIRFPDAVTLQNGNILVAYHEAAEHGAADGVIKVTESSDGGHTWSPPRVAVDIAYDARDPKLVALSDGTVILSYFVTQWTPSHAAHGPFTVRSTDHGATWSAPAAVDTQMSCSCGPSNGSRPTGAAFTHGPIVELANGDLLIPLYGDLPTDPRSRATVVRSTDGGLTWDAANESTIAVGTIAYQEPNLTVLPSGEIVALIRTTSSPVRAYLSRSFDDGQTWTTAVATDIPAQSHHQLLTSDGRVLLTYGDITRPNRPTSGIMIDDPSGSWDGLAATSTPIYDAGNSDQGNPSSVEIAPGEYLTLGYDVVAASLYGIFTTDADY